The Lactuca sativa cultivar Salinas chromosome 2, Lsat_Salinas_v11, whole genome shotgun sequence genome includes a window with the following:
- the LOC111916291 gene encoding LOW QUALITY PROTEIN: 40S ribosomal protein S17 (The sequence of the model RefSeq protein was modified relative to this genomic sequence to represent the inferred CDS: inserted 1 base in 1 codon) produces MGRVRTKTVKKSSRVVIERYYGKMTLDFHTNKKILEEVAIIPSKRLRNKIAGFSTHLMKRIQKGPVRGISLKLQEEERERRMDFVPDESAIKTDLIEVDKETIEMLNALGMGDLPGVVKASVEPQAXPSVPAFGRGGGGFARRY; encoded by the exons ATGGGGCGTGTGAGGACCAAGACTGTTAAAAAATCCTCCAGGGTGGTAATTGAGAGGTATTATGGTAAGATGACTCTGGACTTCCACACAAACAAgaagattctggaagaagttgcCATCATTCCATCAAAGCGACTTAGGAACAAGATTGCAGGATTCTCTACTCACTTGATGAAGCGAATCCAGAAAGGACCAGTGAGGGGCATCTCATTGAAGCTGCAGGAGGAAGAAAGAGAGCGACGTATGGACTTTGTTCCTGATGAATCAGCCATTAAGACTGATCTGATTGAGGTTGATAAGGAGACCATTGAAATGCTTAATGCTCTTGGCATGGGTGATCTTCCTGGTGTTGTTAAGGCATCTGTTGAGCCACAGG TACCATCTGTTCCTGCTTTTGGTAGGGGTGGTGGTGGTTTTGCAAGGAGATATTGA